In one window of Massilibacterium senegalense DNA:
- a CDS encoding sensor domain-containing diguanylate cyclase produces MDEERHQHKNTEVSNTKIEQLIAINNIQECFFAMIDHYANSEYDEEALHNIFEMMEKILRHYFHIIDTKIFIYDKWNNHYKMMYTSGAILDEKKEKYFIPKELCEQLSERCFKNNEFVCNTDFARKLDLFNETRFYTMLKLKDKNDKYGIFVLEYDEKWNDKQVALFSKIFFPLKQTLYRILMQKHAIDDKQRYQLLYAISKKVFSSMEMDEILKEIISALNEVYPTFDYLLLLTHEQTKTIDVPVQYLTFSSNQTPTLTEVAYFTGEIQCQYDQQDKNSVLYVPLKGKQGTYGVLEVKAPKVLAFPEEEIQFISLLANTVGNALENAQLYQQSRQLISDLQLINDTSRHLNSNYHLKEIGHYLDKKIKDAIAAEDLLIVLYQNEEKIDLVNSLKHRFNNADFIHTFIEQLDSLIRETKESILYGDVIQEKVFNGLPYRSLLVIPMQHNGKVIGFIAAFHQKPYQFSFDQFKLLQAIVYHSTLAFTNAILHSELERMVITDHLTGLYARKYLNDVIKHSIEKDKCGSFLLIDIDNFKLINDTYGHQVGDEVLIQVSNVMQQHTRKFDVAARWGGEELAIYLPNVKPDVALRIAERLVKVVPRETNPSVTISCGVSFWNNESVDSVKELFLRADDALYQIKESGKNRAKLQKSAPST; encoded by the coding sequence ATGGACGAAGAACGCCACCAACATAAAAATACTGAAGTTTCGAATACAAAAATAGAGCAATTAATTGCGATAAATAACATTCAAGAATGTTTTTTTGCAATGATTGATCATTATGCTAATAGCGAATATGACGAAGAGGCTTTACATAATATTTTTGAGATGATGGAAAAAATCTTACGACATTATTTTCATATCATTGATACGAAAATTTTTATTTATGATAAATGGAATAATCATTATAAAATGATGTACACTTCCGGTGCCATACTAGACGAAAAGAAAGAAAAATACTTCATTCCAAAGGAACTATGCGAACAATTATCTGAACGATGTTTTAAAAATAATGAATTTGTTTGTAATACTGATTTTGCTCGAAAACTTGATTTATTTAATGAAACTCGTTTTTATACGATGTTAAAGCTGAAAGATAAAAATGATAAATACGGTATCTTCGTTTTAGAATACGATGAAAAGTGGAATGATAAACAGGTTGCGTTATTTTCTAAAATATTTTTTCCGTTAAAACAAACATTATATCGAATATTAATGCAAAAGCATGCCATTGATGATAAGCAACGCTATCAATTGCTATATGCTATTTCTAAAAAAGTATTTTCTAGTATGGAGATGGATGAAATACTAAAGGAAATCATTAGTGCCCTAAACGAAGTATATCCAACATTTGATTATTTATTGTTATTAACACACGAACAAACAAAAACCATAGACGTTCCTGTTCAATATTTAACATTTAGTAGTAATCAAACACCAACGTTAACAGAAGTCGCATATTTTACTGGAGAAATCCAATGTCAATATGATCAACAAGATAAAAACTCGGTTCTTTACGTACCATTGAAAGGAAAGCAAGGGACATATGGAGTGTTAGAAGTAAAAGCACCAAAGGTACTTGCTTTTCCAGAAGAAGAGATTCAATTTATTTCACTATTAGCAAATACCGTTGGAAATGCGTTAGAAAACGCCCAATTATATCAACAGTCTCGTCAATTAATTAGTGACTTACAATTAATTAATGATACGTCGCGTCATTTGAATTCAAACTATCATTTGAAAGAAATTGGTCATTATTTAGATAAAAAAATTAAAGACGCAATCGCAGCCGAGGATTTATTAATTGTGTTATATCAAAATGAAGAAAAAATTGATCTTGTAAACTCTTTAAAGCATCGTTTTAACAACGCTGATTTTATTCATACGTTTATTGAACAACTAGATTCTTTAATTCGAGAAACAAAAGAATCAATATTATATGGAGATGTTATTCAAGAAAAAGTGTTTAACGGTTTACCTTATCGTTCTTTGTTAGTTATTCCGATGCAACATAACGGTAAAGTTATTGGGTTTATCGCTGCCTTTCATCAAAAACCGTATCAATTTAGCTTTGACCAATTTAAGTTGTTACAAGCGATTGTGTATCATTCTACGTTAGCATTTACGAATGCGATTTTACATTCGGAATTAGAACGAATGGTGATTACAGATCATCTAACGGGTCTATATGCAAGAAAATATTTAAATGATGTGATTAAACATTCGATAGAAAAGGATAAATGCGGAAGTTTTCTATTAATTGATATCGACAACTTTAAACTAATTAATGATACATATGGCCATCAAGTCGGAGATGAAGTGTTAATTCAAGTTTCTAATGTTATGCAACAACATACTCGTAAGTTTGATGTTGCCGCTCGGTGGGGTGGAGAAGAGCTAGCAATCTATTTACCGAACGTGAAACCGGATGTAGCACTGAGAATTGCAGAACGTTTAGTAAAAGTAGTACCGAGAGAAACAAATCCTTCTGTAACTATTTCATGTGGCGTTTCATTTTGGAATAACGAGTCCGTGGATTCTGTTAAAGAATTATTTTTACGTGCAGACGATGCGTTATATCAAATTAAAGAGTCAGGAAAAAATAGAGCAAAGTTACAAAAAAGTGCCCCTTCTACATAA
- the rpsD gene encoding 30S ribosomal protein S4 yields MARYTGPSWKISRRLGLSLSGTGKELEKRPYAPGQHGPNQRKKLSEYALQLREKQKLRHMYGVNERQFANLFVRAGKLPGIHGENFMILLESRLDNLVYRLGLARTRRQARQLVNHGHILVDGSRVDIPSYQVKPGQTIGVREKSRNLDIIKEALEVNNFVPEYLNFDAEKLEGTFTRLPERSELSSEINESFIVEFYSR; encoded by the coding sequence ATGGCTCGTTATACAGGTCCATCTTGGAAAATTTCTCGTCGTTTAGGTCTTTCTTTAAGCGGCACAGGTAAAGAATTAGAAAAACGTCCGTACGCTCCTGGACAACATGGTCCAAACCAACGTAAAAAATTATCGGAGTATGCGTTACAATTACGCGAAAAACAAAAACTACGTCACATGTACGGTGTGAACGAACGTCAATTCGCGAATCTTTTCGTAAGAGCTGGTAAATTACCAGGTATCCATGGTGAAAACTTCATGATTCTTCTTGAATCACGTCTTGACAACTTAGTATACCGTTTAGGTTTAGCTCGTACTCGTCGTCAAGCACGTCAATTAGTTAACCACGGTCACATTTTAGTAGATGGTAGTCGCGTAGACATCCCATCTTATCAAGTAAAACCAGGTCAAACAATCGGTGTTCGTGAAAAATCACGTAACCTTGACATCATCAAAGAAGCATTAGAAGTGAACAACTTTGTTCCTGAATACTTAAACTTTGATGCAGAAAAATTAGAAGGTACATTTACTCGTTTACCTGAGCGTTCTGAGCTTTCTTCTGAAATTAACGAAAGCTTCATCGTTGAGTTCTACTCTCGTTAA
- the tyrS gene encoding tyrosine--tRNA ligase — MEEQVQVTAEQQKEFEHQLHVLKRGVVDIVPADDFERKLKQSIATNTPLKIKLGLDPSAPDIHIGHTVVLHKMRQFQELGHQIQLLIGDFTGKIGDPTGKSETRKPLTDEQVKENAKTYFEQFSKIIDMDKAKVYYNSEWLEKLTFPKVIELASKLTVARMLERDDFSNRYKNGQPISIHEFFYPLMQGYDSVALDCDVELGGTDQTFNVLMGRHLQEEYGKNKQVAMTLPLLEGLDGERKMSKSLGNYIGIDEEPNEIFGKSMSIPDELMMKYFELATKIPMEEIQAMKEGIENGTVHPRDAKMKLGYTFVEMYHGKEAAEAAVRHFKTVFQQHALPDDIEEVKWTGDKEIWIVKLLVELGMQSSNGEARRMIQNGGVKINQEKVEDVQLQVSLEDGMIIQVGKRKFKKIVL, encoded by the coding sequence ATGGAAGAACAAGTACAAGTAACAGCTGAACAGCAAAAAGAATTTGAACATCAATTACACGTGTTAAAACGTGGCGTGGTAGATATCGTTCCAGCAGATGACTTTGAAAGAAAATTAAAACAATCTATTGCAACAAATACACCTTTAAAAATAAAACTAGGATTAGATCCATCTGCACCAGATATTCATATTGGACATACGGTTGTGCTGCATAAAATGCGTCAATTCCAAGAATTAGGCCATCAAATTCAACTGTTAATTGGTGACTTTACAGGGAAAATTGGGGACCCAACTGGTAAGTCGGAAACACGTAAACCATTAACGGATGAACAAGTAAAAGAAAACGCGAAAACATACTTTGAACAATTTTCCAAAATTATCGATATGGACAAAGCGAAAGTTTACTACAATTCCGAATGGTTAGAAAAATTAACATTCCCAAAAGTGATTGAGTTAGCTTCTAAATTAACTGTTGCTCGTATGTTAGAACGAGATGATTTCAGTAACCGTTACAAAAACGGTCAACCAATTTCTATTCATGAATTTTTCTATCCTCTAATGCAAGGGTATGATTCTGTAGCTTTAGATTGTGATGTTGAATTAGGTGGAACAGATCAAACGTTTAACGTCTTAATGGGTCGCCATTTACAAGAAGAGTACGGAAAAAACAAACAAGTAGCGATGACGCTACCGCTTCTTGAAGGATTAGACGGTGAACGGAAAATGAGTAAATCACTAGGTAACTATATCGGAATTGACGAAGAACCAAATGAAATTTTCGGTAAATCTATGTCTATTCCAGATGAACTAATGATGAAATATTTTGAATTAGCAACAAAAATTCCAATGGAAGAAATACAAGCAATGAAAGAAGGCATCGAAAACGGAACCGTTCATCCACGGGATGCGAAAATGAAATTAGGATATACATTTGTTGAAATGTATCATGGCAAAGAAGCAGCAGAAGCAGCAGTTCGTCATTTTAAAACAGTATTCCAACAACACGCTCTTCCAGACGACATTGAAGAAGTAAAATGGACAGGCGATAAAGAAATTTGGATTGTGAAATTATTAGTAGAGTTAGGAATGCAGTCTTCTAACGGGGAAGCACGCCGCATGATTCAAAATGGTGGCGTCAAAATCAATCAAGAAAAAGTAGAAGATGTCCAATTGCAAGTATCACTTGAAGACGGGATGATTATTCAAGTCGGAAAACGTAAATTTAAAAAGATTGTATTGTAA
- the acsA gene encoding acetate--CoA ligase, whose translation MKMEELRTEKGNYNMKNYEATYAMFQWEKAKEAFSFHQTGKINIAYEAIDRHGTGPNENKVALIYHHPDYSTTYSFKEMMEHSNQAGHLLKEMANVKKGDRVFIFMPRQPELYFVLLGAIKLGAIVGPLFEAFMEGAVCDRLNDSGAKVLVTTPELLKRVPLKELPSLQKVIIVGENVTESDQMIDYHQHVATFGKRLQIEWVDLEDPMLLHYTSGSTGKPKGIVHVHQAMIQQYMTALWVLDLKENDIYWCTADPGWVTGTAYGIFGPWLHGVTNVVVGGRFSPKYWYQVLEDYRVSVWYSAPTAFRMLMGAGDEIVKNYHLPNLRHILSVGEPLNPEVIRWGQKVFQKRIHDTWWMTETGAQVICNYPCLDIRPGSMGKPVPGVEVAILDNQGQILPPNRMGNLAIKKGWPAMMQAIWNQKERYESYFTENGWYLSGDSAYVDEDGYYWFQGRIDDVIMTYGERIGPFEVESTLLEHPAVAEAGVIGKPDPVRGEVIKAFISLREGFEGTELLANELALFVKNELSAHAAPKEIEFKEKLPKTRSGKIMRRVLKDWELQLPTGDLSTMEE comes from the coding sequence ATGAAGATGGAGGAATTACGTACGGAAAAAGGGAATTATAACATGAAAAATTACGAGGCAACATACGCAATGTTTCAATGGGAAAAAGCAAAGGAGGCGTTTTCTTTTCATCAAACAGGAAAAATCAATATCGCGTATGAAGCCATTGATCGACATGGGACGGGACCGAATGAAAATAAGGTGGCGCTTATTTATCATCATCCTGATTATTCGACGACGTATTCGTTTAAAGAAATGATGGAACATTCCAATCAAGCGGGTCATTTATTGAAAGAAATGGCGAATGTGAAAAAAGGAGATCGGGTTTTCATTTTTATGCCGAGGCAACCAGAACTATATTTTGTGTTATTAGGTGCTATTAAGTTAGGGGCTATCGTAGGGCCGTTATTTGAAGCCTTTATGGAAGGGGCAGTATGTGATCGGTTAAACGATAGTGGTGCAAAAGTGCTTGTTACAACACCAGAGCTGTTAAAACGAGTGCCGTTAAAAGAGTTACCTTCTTTACAAAAAGTAATTATTGTTGGGGAAAATGTAACGGAAAGTGATCAAATGATTGATTACCATCAACATGTTGCCACATTTGGTAAGCGGTTACAAATAGAATGGGTAGACCTAGAAGACCCAATGCTTCTTCATTACACATCTGGCTCAACAGGGAAACCGAAAGGCATTGTCCATGTACATCAAGCGATGATTCAACAATATATGACAGCTTTATGGGTATTAGATTTAAAAGAAAATGATATTTATTGGTGTACTGCGGATCCAGGTTGGGTGACCGGAACTGCTTATGGAATTTTTGGACCGTGGTTACACGGGGTGACCAATGTTGTTGTTGGAGGACGTTTTAGCCCAAAATACTGGTACCAAGTATTAGAAGATTATCGCGTCTCTGTTTGGTACAGTGCTCCAACTGCCTTTCGAATGTTGATGGGTGCAGGAGATGAAATCGTGAAAAATTATCACTTACCAAACTTACGGCATATTTTAAGTGTAGGCGAACCATTGAATCCAGAAGTCATTCGTTGGGGACAAAAAGTATTTCAAAAACGAATTCATGATACGTGGTGGATGACAGAAACTGGGGCACAGGTGATTTGCAATTACCCTTGTTTAGACATTCGTCCGGGTTCGATGGGAAAACCAGTTCCTGGCGTAGAAGTTGCTATTCTCGACAATCAAGGACAAATCTTACCACCGAATCGAATGGGGAATTTAGCCATCAAAAAAGGATGGCCAGCAATGATGCAAGCCATTTGGAATCAAAAAGAACGGTATGAATCATATTTTACGGAAAATGGTTGGTATCTGTCTGGAGATTCTGCTTATGTAGATGAAGACGGATATTATTGGTTCCAAGGACGGATCGATGATGTGATTATGACTTACGGGGAACGGATTGGACCGTTTGAAGTAGAAAGTACATTGCTAGAGCATCCAGCAGTTGCCGAAGCAGGAGTCATTGGAAAACCAGATCCGGTACGTGGAGAAGTAATTAAAGCATTTATTTCTTTGCGAGAAGGATTTGAAGGAACGGAATTACTCGCAAACGAACTTGCGTTATTTGTGAAAAATGAATTATCAGCTCATGCTGCTCCGAAAGAAATTGAGTTTAAAGAGAAATTACCAAAAACACGGAGCGGAAAAATTATGCGACGAGTGTTAAAGGATTGGGAATTACAGTTACCAACTGGCGATTTATCCACAATGGAAGAGTAG
- a CDS encoding GNAT family N-acetyltransferase encodes MEHKKTYFKQDLPTTHGTLIIEGPVDSDTLASYQFHDDLVAFRLPKEQHKALIEISKLKEGRIIIAREKDTIIGYVTFLHPDPLERWSQANMENLIELGAIEVISKYRGCKVGQHLLKVAMQDEYMENYIIITTEYYWHWDLKGTGLNVWDYRKMMERMMTVIGLEWYATDDPEICSHPANCLMAKIGKHVDQHSIEQFDRIRFQSRFMY; translated from the coding sequence ATGGAGCATAAAAAGACCTATTTTAAACAAGACTTACCGACTACTCATGGGACCTTAATCATTGAAGGTCCGGTAGATTCAGATACACTCGCTTCTTATCAGTTTCACGATGACTTAGTGGCCTTTCGCTTACCGAAAGAACAACATAAAGCGTTGATTGAAATTTCCAAATTAAAAGAAGGAAGAATTATCATTGCTAGAGAAAAAGATACTATTATCGGGTATGTCACATTTCTTCATCCTGATCCGTTAGAAAGATGGAGCCAAGCAAACATGGAAAATTTAATTGAGCTTGGGGCTATTGAAGTCATTTCTAAATATCGCGGATGCAAGGTAGGACAACATCTGTTAAAAGTGGCCATGCAAGATGAATATATGGAAAATTATATTATTATTACAACGGAATATTACTGGCATTGGGATTTAAAAGGGACCGGCTTAAATGTATGGGATTATCGTAAAATGATGGAACGAATGATGACTGTGATTGGCTTAGAATGGTATGCAACCGACGATCCAGAAATTTGTTCTCATCCTGCCAACTGTTTAATGGCCAAAATCGGAAAACACGTCGACCAACATTCGATTGAACAATTTGACCGTATTCGTTTTCAAAGTCGCTTTATGTATTAA
- a CDS encoding acetoin utilization AcuB family protein, whose product MIVEDIMNREVITTKETTTIAEAIQLLKKHHIRHLLVSNEQKELVGIVSDRDLKAAMPSILLKNGDDEQLRQPVSKIMTTICITAHPLDFVEDVASMFYQFEIGCLPILEQNKIVGIVTETDLLHTLVELTGAHQPSSQIEIEVEDITGKLAEVASFFKEHQIKIISVLVYPSKKENYRVLVFRVQTIDPVSIVTELKKRDYHILWPQIPGVDE is encoded by the coding sequence ATGATTGTGGAAGATATCATGAATCGAGAAGTCATTACAACAAAAGAAACGACTACCATTGCAGAAGCTATTCAATTATTAAAAAAACATCATATTAGACATTTGCTCGTCTCCAATGAACAAAAAGAATTGGTTGGGATTGTATCTGATCGTGATTTAAAAGCAGCAATGCCTTCTATTTTATTAAAAAATGGGGACGATGAGCAATTACGACAACCCGTTTCGAAAATCATGACAACTATTTGTATCACAGCTCATCCACTTGATTTCGTGGAAGATGTCGCTTCGATGTTTTATCAATTTGAAATTGGCTGTTTACCTATTTTAGAACAAAACAAAATCGTTGGCATTGTAACGGAAACAGATTTATTACACACGTTAGTCGAATTAACTGGTGCTCATCAACCAAGTTCTCAAATTGAAATTGAAGTGGAAGATATTACAGGAAAGTTAGCAGAAGTTGCTTCTTTTTTTAAAGAGCATCAAATAAAAATTATTAGCGTTCTTGTTTATCCGAGTAAAAAAGAAAATTACCGCGTCCTCGTCTTCCGTGTCCAAACGATTGATCCAGTTTCCATTGTTACGGAACTAAAAAAACGTGATTACCATATTTTATGGCCACAAATTCCGGGTGTTGACGAATGA
- a CDS encoding acetoin utilization protein AcuC — MSDAKFIYSKDLLHYKFSDEHPFNHVRVQLAYDLLKKANLLHEEDILSPRMATEDEIALVHDPEFIQAVKASHTGLYSSERLEGFGLGTEDTPIFPNMHEATALIVGATLTACDVVMGNTVSHAANLAGGLHHGLRGKASGFCIYNDCSIAIEYMKRKYGARVLYIDTDAHHGDGIQWSFYDDPDVCTLSIHETGRYLFPGTGHVNERGHGNGYGFNFNIPLDAFTEDESWQDIYIAAMEQVFNYFKPDVVITQNGADSHFYDPLTHLSLTMDSYRLIPKVAHELVHHYCDGRWIALGGGGYDIWRTVPRAWAMVWAEMSGASSDACTGLLPHEWVTEWVTKANVELPTTWEDIAPLYAPIPRKEEITEKNRMTMEKSLQIIELIKKSKRA, encoded by the coding sequence ATGAGTGATGCCAAATTTATTTATTCTAAAGACTTATTACACTATAAGTTCAGTGATGAACACCCATTTAATCATGTACGCGTTCAATTAGCGTATGATTTATTAAAAAAGGCTAATTTATTACACGAAGAAGATATTCTCTCCCCAAGAATGGCAACAGAAGATGAAATTGCCCTTGTTCACGACCCAGAGTTTATTCAAGCGGTAAAGGCTTCACACACTGGATTATACTCCTCCGAACGTTTAGAAGGATTTGGCCTCGGCACAGAAGATACGCCTATTTTTCCAAATATGCATGAAGCAACTGCATTAATTGTCGGAGCGACGTTAACAGCGTGTGATGTAGTCATGGGTAATACTGTCTCCCACGCAGCCAACTTAGCTGGTGGATTACACCATGGGTTACGAGGAAAAGCTTCTGGGTTTTGTATTTATAACGATTGTTCTATTGCGATTGAATATATGAAGCGAAAGTACGGGGCACGCGTGCTTTATATTGATACAGATGCTCATCATGGCGACGGGATACAATGGTCATTTTATGATGACCCGGACGTTTGTACATTATCCATTCATGAAACAGGACGTTATTTATTTCCCGGAACTGGGCATGTCAATGAACGTGGTCACGGCAATGGATATGGATTTAATTTTAATATTCCACTCGATGCCTTTACAGAAGATGAGTCGTGGCAAGATATATATATAGCAGCAATGGAACAAGTATTTAATTATTTTAAACCCGACGTCGTCATTACACAAAATGGAGCAGATTCTCATTTTTACGATCCATTAACACATTTGTCTTTAACGATGGATTCTTATCGGTTGATTCCAAAAGTTGCGCATGAACTTGTTCATCATTATTGTGATGGACGTTGGATTGCTCTAGGCGGTGGTGGGTATGACATATGGAGAACCGTTCCAAGAGCTTGGGCAATGGTTTGGGCTGAAATGAGCGGTGCGTCTTCTGATGCATGTACCGGTCTACTCCCGCACGAATGGGTAACGGAATGGGTAACTAAGGCGAATGTAGAACTTCCTACTACATGGGAAGACATCGCGCCTCTTTATGCCCCTATTCCAAGAAAAGAAGAAATTACCGAAAAAAATCGCATGACAATGGAAAAATCATTGCAAATTATAGAACTAATAAAAAAGAGTAAAAGGGCATAA
- the ccpA gene encoding catabolite control protein A, producing the protein MSNITIYDVAREAGVSMATVSRVVNGNPNVKPSTRTKVLEAIEKLNYRPNAVARGLASKKTTTVGVIIPDISNIFFAELARGIEDIATMYKYNIILSNSDQNKEKELNLMNALLAKQVDGILFMGSKISEEHVAEFKRSPVPIVLAATMDKEKQIPSVNIDYEKAAFDAVSHLIGHGNEKIAVVLSELDESSNEWKKLNGYREALQAHQLPINEEFIVSIGQGYDAGMKAMEKLLQAEEKPTAIFACTDELALGVIHAAQDHGYDIPQDFEVIGFDNTRLAEMVRPTLTSVVQPMYDIGAVAMRLLTKYMNKEKVEESTVILPHRIEYRFSTKEEE; encoded by the coding sequence GTGAGCAATATAACAATTTATGATGTCGCGCGTGAAGCGGGAGTATCAATGGCAACGGTTTCACGTGTTGTAAACGGGAATCCAAACGTAAAGCCATCTACAAGAACAAAAGTGTTAGAGGCAATTGAAAAATTAAATTATCGTCCCAATGCGGTAGCACGCGGATTAGCGAGTAAAAAAACAACAACCGTAGGAGTCATCATCCCGGATATTTCAAATATTTTCTTTGCAGAATTAGCACGTGGAATTGAAGACATTGCTACGATGTATAAATACAATATTATTTTAAGTAATTCCGATCAAAATAAAGAAAAAGAATTAAATTTAATGAATGCTTTATTAGCGAAACAAGTAGATGGAATTTTATTTATGGGAAGCAAAATAAGTGAAGAACACGTAGCTGAATTCAAACGTTCCCCAGTGCCGATTGTATTAGCGGCAACGATGGATAAAGAAAAGCAAATCCCTTCCGTGAATATTGATTACGAAAAGGCAGCTTTTGATGCTGTTAGTCATTTAATTGGACATGGAAATGAAAAAATTGCCGTTGTATTATCGGAATTAGATGAATCAAGCAATGAATGGAAAAAATTAAATGGATATCGAGAAGCACTACAAGCTCATCAATTACCGATAAACGAAGAGTTTATCGTTTCTATCGGACAAGGGTATGATGCAGGGATGAAGGCAATGGAGAAGCTTTTACAAGCAGAAGAGAAGCCAACGGCCATTTTTGCTTGTACGGATGAATTAGCTTTAGGTGTTATTCACGCAGCACAAGACCATGGATATGATATTCCACAAGATTTTGAAGTCATTGGCTTTGATAATACACGATTGGCAGAAATGGTGCGCCCGACATTAACTTCTGTTGTCCAACCAATGTATGATATCGGAGCAGTTGCAATGCGTTTATTAACAAAGTATATGAATAAAGAAAAAGTAGAAGAATCTACCGTTATTTTACCGCACAGAATCGAATATCGTTTTTCTACAAAAGAAGAAGAGTAA
- a CDS encoding bifunctional 3-deoxy-7-phosphoheptulonate synthase/chorismate mutase, whose translation MSNVELEQLREKLDQVNLELLEKINERATLAKEIGRVKKALGVPRFDPVRERKMLNLISENNKGPFETSTLQHIFKEIFKASLELQEDDHRKALLVSRKKKPENTIVTIKDETIGDGKQRFIAGPCSVESYEQVKEVAQTLKAQGINLLRGGAFKPRTSPYDFQGLGEEGLKILRQVADELDMAVISEIVNPAHIEMALDYVDVIQIGARNMQNFELLKAAGSVKRPVLLKRGLSATISEFINAAEYIISRGNDQIMLCERGIRTYETATRNTLDISAVPILKQETHLPVLVDVTHATGRRDLLIPTAKAALAIGADCVMVEVHPDPAVALSDNAQQMDIPTFNNFMDELRKSGLYK comes from the coding sequence ATGAGCAATGTGGAATTAGAACAATTAAGAGAAAAGTTAGATCAAGTAAACTTAGAATTACTTGAAAAAATTAATGAACGTGCTACATTAGCCAAAGAAATTGGTCGAGTAAAAAAAGCGTTAGGTGTTCCACGCTTTGATCCCGTTCGCGAACGTAAAATGCTTAATTTAATCTCAGAAAATAATAAAGGTCCGTTTGAAACGTCGACTCTTCAACATATATTTAAAGAAATTTTTAAAGCAAGTCTTGAATTACAAGAAGACGATCATCGAAAAGCATTGCTGGTTTCCCGTAAAAAGAAACCAGAAAACACAATTGTTACTATTAAAGATGAAACAATTGGTGACGGTAAACAACGCTTCATCGCTGGACCTTGTTCGGTAGAAAGCTACGAGCAAGTAAAAGAAGTGGCACAAACGTTAAAAGCACAAGGTATTAACCTACTTCGTGGTGGGGCGTTTAAGCCTCGGACATCTCCTTATGATTTCCAAGGTTTAGGGGAAGAAGGGTTAAAAATTTTACGTCAAGTAGCTGATGAATTAGATATGGCGGTTATTAGTGAAATTGTAAATCCAGCTCATATTGAAATGGCTTTAGATTATGTAGATGTGATTCAAATTGGTGCACGAAACATGCAAAACTTTGAATTGTTAAAAGCAGCAGGTTCTGTGAAACGACCGGTTTTATTAAAACGCGGATTATCTGCTACTATTTCTGAATTTATTAATGCTGCAGAGTACATTATTTCTCGTGGAAACGATCAAATTATGTTATGTGAACGCGGGATTCGTACGTACGAAACGGCAACACGTAACACATTAGATATTTCAGCTGTTCCAATTTTAAAACAAGAAACACACTTACCGGTCTTAGTAGACGTGACGCATGCAACAGGACGTAGAGATCTTTTAATTCCTACTGCTAAAGCAGCGCTTGCTATTGGTGCTGATTGTGTGATGGTAGAAGTTCACCCAGACCCAGCAGTAGCGTTAAGTGATAATGCACAACAAATGGATATCCCAACATTCAATAACTTCATGGACGAATTACGTAAATCAGGCCTATACAAATAA